The following DNA comes from Allobranchiibius huperziae.
TCGAGAAGAAGGCCGACGCGCTGGTCGCCGACCTGGTCCGTCAGGGCTCCTTCGAGGCGATCGACGCGCTGGCCCGCGCGTTCCCGCTCGAGGTCGTCGCAGACCTCATCGGCTTCACCGGCAGCGCCCGCGCCAACATGCTGCGCTGGGGTCAGGCCGCGATGGAGGTCATCGGGCCGATGAACGCGCGCACCGCCGAGAACTTCCCGATCGCCGGCGAGCTCTACGGCTGGTGCTCGCAGGTCACGGCGGCGGATCTGGCTCCAGGGTCCGTCGGTCGTGGGATCTTCGACGCGCAGGAGCGCGGCGCCATCCCGGCGGGCACCGCGGGCCACATCATCCACCAGTACCTCGGCGCCGGCATCGACACGACGGTGGCCGCCATCGGCAACATCGTTGCCCTCTTCGCGCGGCACCCCGATCAGCTCGCTCTGGTCCGCGCAGACCCCTCGCTGGTGCCCGCGGCGTTCAACGAGGTGCTGCGCTTCTGGGCTCCGGTGCACGCGTGGGGCCGCTACGTCACGCGCGAGACCGAGATCGACGGAGTGGTGCTGCCCGAGGGCGCACAGGTCGCGATCCTCTTCGGCGCCGGCAACCGCGACCCGCGGCACTTCGCCGACCCCGACACCTTTCTCGTCGAACGCAACCCGGTGGATCACCTCGCGTTCGGCTACGGCCCGCACGGGTGCGCCGGGCAGGGGCTCGCGCGCCTCGAGGGTCACTCGATCATCGCGGCCCTGGCCCGCCGGGTCGCCCGGCTGGACGTCGGCCCGGAACGCCGAGTCCCCAGCAACATCACCCGCAGCATCGACGCGCTGCCCGTCCTGGAGGTCGTCCCCGAATGAAGATCGTGCTCGACCGACCACGCTGCGAAGGCCACGGGCTGTGCGAGGAGTCGGCTCCCCAGCTGATGCACCTGGACGACGAGGGCGAACTGGTGCTGGATCGCGAGGACGTCACCGACGCCGGTGACGTCGCAGCCGCCACCGGCGCCGTCCGGGTCTGCCCGGTCGCGGCTCTCCGACTCGCATGACCGTGCGTCGGATCGTGGTGGTGGGCAACGGGATCGCCGGGCTCACCGCTGCGGACTCGCTGCGCGCCGGCGGGTACGACGGCGACCTCACCATGGTGGGTGACGAGCCGCACGCGGCGTACAGCCGGCCCGCTCTTTCCAAGGCGCTGCTACGGGACCTCGACGACCTCACCTCCCATCA
Coding sequences within:
- a CDS encoding cytochrome P450, which produces MTTISAPPSIDLDLFADEVLLDPYPTYAQLRDLGGVVHLPINDVYALTRYDVVRDVLADWESFSSRSIGFNPMVNEALTGTSLASDPPIHSQLRATLTENLSPRALRGLKDQIEKKADALVADLVRQGSFEAIDALARAFPLEVVADLIGFTGSARANMLRWGQAAMEVIGPMNARTAENFPIAGELYGWCSQVTAADLAPGSVGRGIFDAQERGAIPAGTAGHIIHQYLGAGIDTTVAAIGNIVALFARHPDQLALVRADPSLVPAAFNEVLRFWAPVHAWGRYVTRETEIDGVVLPEGAQVAILFGAGNRDPRHFADPDTFLVERNPVDHLAFGYGPHGCAGQGLARLEGHSIIAALARRVARLDVGPERRVPSNITRSIDALPVLEVVPE
- a CDS encoding ferredoxin, which translates into the protein MKIVLDRPRCEGHGLCEESAPQLMHLDDEGELVLDREDVTDAGDVAAATGAVRVCPVAALRLA